A single Brassica rapa cultivar Chiifu-401-42 chromosome A04, CAAS_Brap_v3.01, whole genome shotgun sequence DNA region contains:
- the LOC103866298 gene encoding uncharacterized protein LOC103866298 → MWTVIPASIPVQPSRGLTGSNSVGYSHPPPRNGDGIHRRNIPRKSQTSESESVGGLGQRILLRSEASNPNKPVPKEKEISGSDVLLAIQRATAQRKRSTADKSKKTKIGGVELSSTAGESTGDNGVDYSNVRSLMVKNDWGHRLDEFEKLLKEFQDMEL, encoded by the coding sequence ATGTGGACCGTGATACCGGCGTCGATCCCGGTTCAGCCTTCCAGGGGACTAACCGGATCAAACTCCGTCGGCTATTCGCATCCTCCGCCACGTAATGGCGACGGGATTCACCGTCGTAACATCCCGAGGAAATCACAAACATCCGAATCAGAGTCCGTCGGTGGTTTAGGCCAACGAATCCTCCTCCGGTCCGAAGCATCGAACCCGAACAAACCGGTTCCAAAGGAGAAGGAGATTAGTGGATCAGACGTGCTCTTGGCGATTCAGAGAGCGACAGCTCAGAGAAAGAGATCGACCGCCGATAAAAGCAAGAAGACGAAGATAGGAGGTGTGGAGCTGTCATCCACTGCGGGAGAGTCCACCGGAGATAACGGTGTTGATTACAGTAACGTGAGGTCGTTGATGGTCAAGAACGATTGGGGACACAGATTAGACGAGTTCGAGAAGCTTCTCAAAGAGTTTCAAGACATGGAGCTTTGA
- the LOC103866297 gene encoding rho GTPase-activating protein 3 — translation MTTFSRSKSTGATGFTDSKPTRPGPHMYENIHGDKYKEDHSPTSIDYYDVSTPLSSHGSRSGSGQFTMLDLLAAVLRKSLVMSCAMERGGDDMAASMDIGWPTEVKHVSHVTFDRFNGFLGLPSELEPEVPPRAPSASVSVFGVSAKSMQCSYDNRGNSVPTILLRMQKRLYTEGGLKAEGIFRINPDNAKEEYVRKQLNGGVVPRGIDVHCLAGLIKAWFRELPTGVLDVLTPEQVMKCNTEEDCSRLVTLLPPVESALLDWAIGLMADVVEYEQFNKMNARNVAMVFAPNMTQMADPLTALIHAVQVMNFLKTLILMNLKERENAYAKSRGIDKQTSDPSEEWESHDSEILGPKKSSNNPKFLRVSTLCRLEADNEEEFWNTEKRHDHNDTAETIGTVQRLSKLSKSTKKPLESNKDEGRRGREAWGSRLSSLPW, via the exons ATGACTACCTTCTCCCGATCCAAGTCCACCGGAGCTACCGGGTTTACGGATTCTAAACCTACCCGGCCCGGCCCTCACATGTACGAGAATATCCACGGCGACAAGTACAAAGAAGATCATAGCCCTACAAGCATAGACTACTACGACGTCTCCACGCCGTTGAGCTCACACGGGTCGAGATCCGGGTCTGGACAGTTCACGATGCTCGACCTTCTGGCGGCGGTTCTGAGGAAGTCGCTGGTGATGTCTTGTGCCATGGAGAGAGGTGGTGATGACATGGCTGCGTCTATGGATATAGGTTGGCCGACGGAGGTTAAGCACGTGAGTCACGTGACTTTTGACCGGTTTAATGGTTTTCTCGGTCTTCCCTCTGAGCTCGAACCGGAGGTTCCTCCTCGAGCTCCAAGCGCCAG tGTGAGTGTCTTTGGAGTATCAGCGAAGTCGATGCAATGCTCTTACGACAACAGAGGAAATAGCGTCCCAACGATCCTTCTCAGGATGCAGAAACGTCTTTATACCGAAGGAGGTCTTAAA GCTGAAGGAATATTCCGAATAAATCCAGACAATGCCAAAGAAGAGTATGTCCGAAAACAGCTAAACGGCGGTGTAGTTCCACGTGGAATCGATGTTCATTGCTTGGCTGGTCTAATAAAG GCCTGGTTTAGGGAGCTACCAACAGGAGTGCTTGATGTGTTGACACCAGAGCAAGTGATGAAATGTAACACAGAAGAAGACTGTAGTAGGCTCGTGACTCTTCTTCCTCCAGTTGAATCTGCACTTCTAGACTGGGCCATCGGTCTAATGGCTGACGTGGTTGAGTATGAACAGTTCAACAAAATGAATGCTCGCAATGTAGCTATGGTTTTCGCTCCAAACATGACACAA ATGGCAGATCCTTTAACCGCATTGATCCACGCGGTACAAGTGATGAACTTTCTCAAGACTTTGATCTTAATGAACCTCAAAGAGAGGGAAAATGCATATGCGAAATCGCGGGGAATCGATAAACAAACATCAGATCCATCAGAAGAATGGGAATCACACGACTCTGAGATATTGGGCCCTAAGAAATCAAGCAACAACCCTAAGTTCTTGAGAGTGTCTACTCTTTGTAGGCTAGAGGCTGACAATGAAGAAGAGTTTTGGAACACTGAGAAGAGACACGATCATAATGATACAGCTGAAACCATTGGGACTGTTCAGAGGCTGTCTAAGTTAAGCAAATCGACAAAGAAACCTCTTGAAAGTAATAAAGACGAAGGTAGAAGAGGACGAGAAGCTTGGGGCTCACGTCTCTCTTCTTTGCCTTGGTAA